The Phycisphaeraceae bacterium genome window below encodes:
- a CDS encoding MotA/TolQ/ExbB proton channel family protein, whose translation MLTHLIVAETDSALFKFIAGGGVIGWLIILLSVAAVALVVIHAALIRRAALLPPDDIRAVRQMLGQRQVEAAAAYCADPANDSFFCRVLGPGLVRYLRSPFGAFEMKDALREAGEEQVARLYRSTDGLATIGTVAPLLGLLGTVLGMIGAFDTVATSAVGDSDYYARLASNISLALITTFQGLVVAIPCVAVYSWLRNRIDAYAAEAGALMDEMVLLVDSGAMPRSGGERRG comes from the coding sequence ATGCTGACGCACCTCATCGTGGCCGAGACCGACTCGGCGCTCTTCAAGTTCATTGCCGGCGGCGGAGTGATCGGATGGCTCATCATCCTGCTGAGCGTGGCCGCCGTGGCGCTGGTGGTGATCCACGCGGCGCTCATCCGACGCGCGGCGCTGCTGCCTCCCGATGACATCCGCGCGGTGCGCCAGATGCTCGGACAGCGCCAGGTCGAAGCTGCCGCGGCCTACTGCGCCGATCCGGCGAATGACTCCTTCTTCTGTCGAGTGCTCGGTCCCGGACTCGTGCGCTACCTGAGAAGCCCCTTCGGCGCCTTCGAGATGAAGGACGCTCTGCGCGAGGCTGGGGAAGAGCAGGTCGCTCGCCTCTACCGCTCGACCGACGGTCTCGCCACCATCGGGACCGTCGCGCCGCTTCTTGGGTTGCTCGGCACGGTGCTCGGCATGATCGGTGCGTTCGACACCGTGGCGACGAGCGCCGTCGGTGACAGCGACTACTACGCGCGGCTTGCATCGAACATCTCACTTGCGCTCATCACGACCTTCCAGGGATTGGTGGTGGCCATTCCCTGCGTGGCGGTCTATTCGTGGCTGCGGAACAGGATCGATGCCTACGCCGCCGAGGCTGGCGCACTCATGGACGAGATGGTGCTCCTGGTCGATTCCGGTGCCATGCCCCGAAGCGGTGGGGAGCGTCGCGGATGA
- a CDS encoding biopolymer transporter ExbD, translating into MTPLIDIVFQLLIFFLTTTQLAAMVRVELELPRERGVQRGRGDEPGLIINLRDDGRIMVLDEVMPPEAAGRIAARARAERLARGDGAPLRPVVRADHRAPASSLNALVEALRAEGIDGVTFAVRPGR; encoded by the coding sequence ATGACGCCACTGATCGACATTGTCTTTCAGTTGCTCATCTTCTTTCTCACCACCACGCAACTGGCCGCCATGGTCCGCGTCGAGCTTGAGCTGCCGAGGGAGCGCGGAGTCCAGCGAGGGCGAGGCGATGAGCCGGGGCTCATCATCAATCTGCGCGACGATGGTCGAATCATGGTGCTCGACGAAGTGATGCCGCCCGAGGCCGCGGGCCGGATTGCCGCGCGGGCTCGAGCCGAGCGGCTCGCCCGGGGCGACGGAGCGCCACTTCGCCCCGTGGTCCGAGCCGACCATCGAGCGCCTGCGTCGTCGCTCAACGCGCTGGTCGAGGCGCTTCGCGCCGAGGGCATCGACGGAGTCACCTTCGCGGTACGACCAGGTCGCTGA